The nucleotide window TGGGCATTCAGGGATATTATTCATTAAACCAGTTCGGATCAGAAGCCGCCCTTGGTATACTGGTTGCCCTTTCAATCATCAGGGAACTGGGGCCTGTGTTTTGTGCATTGATGGTGACAGGCAGGGCAGGATCTGCCATTGCCGCAGAAATCGGTATCATGAAAATTACGGATCAGTTTCCAGCTCTTGAGATGATGGCTGTTGATCCTTTGAAATATGTAATCAGTCCTAAGGTTCTTGCCGGGATTATCTGCCTGCCGCTTTTAACCGCTTTTTTTGACCTGGTCGGTATTGCCGGCGGATACCTTGTCGGAGTTAAACTGTTAGGGGTCAGCGAAGGCGCTTACCTGGGCAAGATGGTTACAGCCATAACATTTACGGATATTCACGGGGGAATTCTCAAGTCTTTGTGTTTCGGCCTTTTGATCACCTGGATATCTACTTTTATGGGTTTTGCGGCTGAACCAACCACGGAAGGCGTGAGTCGCGCAACCACCAACACAGTTGTTTTGACATCACTTTCAATTCTAGTTATGGATTATATCTTGACATCTTTACTACTATAGGATTTAACGTATTCATCATGTATGGACGGAAAACAGAAATTTCAGTGGGTATCTTTATGATGGTGGGCATTGCCTGTCTTGTATATTTATCCGTTAATCTGGGCAATGTTGATCTTTTCGGGTCTGACTCTTTTATGATTGACGCAAGATTTGGTTCCATAGAAGGCCTTGAGGTCAGTGCATCAGTTGAGATTGCCGGGGTGTCGGTGGGAAAAGTAAAAAGAATTACCCTTGAAGAAAATGAAGCCCTTGTACAAATGGAAATTAAAAACGGGACGAAAATCACGGATGATACAATTGCTTCCATTCGTACAAAAGGAGTTATAGGAGACAAGTTTGTCAAATTATCCCCGGGAGGATCTGATGATCTGTTGGGAGATAAAGATTCTTTGATGGATACTGAGTCTGCCATCAGCCTGGAAGAATTGGTCAGCAAATATATTTTTAAAAAGTAGCCAGACCGTGAATCTTAAAATTAACAGTGAAGAAAAAAATAACATCGGTGTCATTATCGTTGAGGGTGAAATTGACATGTTTACCTCTCCTGGTTTGCGTAATAAACTTTTGCCTTACTTTAAAGAAAAAATTAAAGGAATTATTGTCGATCTTTCAGGTGTTTTGTTCATGGACAGTTCCGGTATTGCAACACTTGTTGAGGGACTTCAATGGAGCAAGAAAAATAATAAGGATTTTATCTTGACAGGGTTGGGGAAAAATGTGCTGAATTCACTTTCCCTGACAAAACTGGATAATGTGTTTAACATAAAAAAAGATTTTGATGATGCATATAAAATTTTGTGTAAACGTTAAAAAGTTTTTTTGTTTTGGGAGGATTTAGATGAAACGATTTGGGCTGGTTGTTCTTGTTTTATTTGCTGTATGTGTCTTTATTCCGGTAAATAATGCAGTTGCATCTTCTGTTCAGGATCAGTTGAAAACCACCATTGATAATGTTATGCAAATATTGAGTGATCCGTCTCTTACTGGAGAAGAATCTACTGCAAAAAGAAGAGCATCCCTTCGAAAAGTTATCCATGAACGATTTTCTTTTGCTAAAATGTCACAATTGAGTCTTGCCAGACACTGGAATCAGAGAAGCGATGAGGAAAAAAAAGCCTTTATTGAACTGTTTGGGCAACTCCTTGAGGATACCTATGTTGCCAAAATAGAAGCCTATACCAGTGAAAAAGTGATCTATGTAAAAGAGTTTGTAAAAAAGAATAAAGCACAAGTGTCTACCAAAGTTGTTTCGGACACAGTTGAAATTCCCATTGATTATCGAATGTATCAAGCAAAGGATGGTTCCTGGATGGTCTATGACATGGTGATCGAAGGCGTAAGTCTGGTGGGAAATTATCGCTCCCAGTTTGATCAGATCCTGCGGAAAAATTCCTATGAGAAGCTGGTGGAAGAACTCAAAGAAAAAATGGGCAGTTGATGTTTTTTTCGATTTTTAGAATCAGTAGTTCATTTTGTCAGGAATAACACCACGGACTCCTCCTCTGGGATTTGGTGTATCATTGGTTCTTCTGGGAATAAGATGTATATGGGTGTGAAATATTGTCTGACCTGCGGTTTTACCGCAATTGACGCCAATATTAAAGCCGTTAACCGTTGTATCTGTTTTAAGGATCTTTTCTTTCAGTATTTCAATTAATTTATGGGAATCGCAAAGTTCCTGCCTGGTCATTTTAAAATAATCAAGACAATGTCGTTTGGGAATGACAAGCATATGGCCCCGGCTTACGGGTGACCGGTCCCTGATGGCAAAAACCGTTTTATTTTCAACAAGTATGTTTAATTGTTCTGTCATGCAAAATACACAATGTTTTTTTGTTGTTGTGTTGTTTTCTGATAAAACAGGTGAGCAGTTCATTTGATTCCCGATGATTTATTGATATCAAAAATATTTCCTTTTGTGTATTTTTTTGTTTCATAACGTGTGATATGGGTCAGTTTCTTTGTAATAGCCCCGAGTCGTTCCGCCTGGGATAACATGGCATTGACAAAGAGTCTGTTTGGATCATCATTTTTGATGTTTAATTTGAGAAGTTCCAGGTTCCCGATAATAATCTGCAAAGGCTGAGTCATTTCATTGCAGATTCCGCCAGCTGTTTCTATGGCGGCAAATACTTTTTCAGTTGTTTTTAAATCTGTAATGTCGTTGGCAAAGACACAAATTCTGTCCACTTGATTTGATTTGTTAAAAACCGGGTACAGCGTAACTTCATAATGTCTTTTGCGATGCTCTTTTTGATAAATGATGGGATTGTGAGTCTCAGTGACTTCATCCATAAGCAATTTGAGTTTTGAAAAATCAGGTTCATTGAAAAAAGCATTAAGATTTTTACCAATCATCTCCTGGGGACTGTTGTTAAACAGCAACGCTCCAGGTGTATTCAGGTTGATAATATTGCCTTCTATATCGGAGAGGTAAACCAGGCTTTTTGTGGCATTAATCATTGCCCTTATGGTACTCTCGCTTTTTTTCAGGATGTCTTGAGCCCGATTTTTTTCGGTGATGTCATGGACAATGGAATACAAGACCTTTTGATTATTAAATTCAACAGGTCCACTGTAAACTTCAACATCTCGGATCTCACCATTTTTTAACCGATGGTGAAAATTGAAATAACTGCGCTTTTCAAGTTTGCTGTTTTCCATTTCCTGTTTTAGTTCTTGTTCAGACAGGGTGTTGATTTTTGATATATTCATGCCTATCAGCTCTTTTTTTGAATACTGATAAAATTTAAGCGCCGCAGGATTGGCATCAATAATTGACCCGGATTCAGGGTCTATGATCAACATGATTGCATGGGAGTTTTTAAACAGGCTTTCACAAATGACATTTTTTTTTTGTCGGTCTGATGACATCTTTACCCGCCTTGAGAGTTTTATGTTCAATTTTTTTTTATCTGGATATAGCATAAAGAAAAAATCAATAAAAGGCCCATGCATATTTTATTTTACAGTTGTTAAGTGAAAAAGTGTGGTTATTTTTTCAACTTAACCTTTCAAAGATAAATAGCTTGATCACAAAAACGGACATTGGCTCACTAAATGTGACGGTTGACCGATATTTTTATCAAGCACAACATAACACACAATATAATAATGGATTAATTGTTATGAAAAAAATATTAATTACAGGTGCTTCCGGGTTTATCGGCAAAAGAGTTGCCCGGCTTTTTCTGTCAAAGGGATATTTTGTAACCGGTTTAGGTACATCTAAAGCCCATCTGTTTTCAAGAAAATCTCAAAGATTTGAACACAGGTTTGAATGGGTCAGTGCTGATACGACCATTGAAGGAAAATGGCAGGATCATGTTGCAGGATCGGATATTATTATTAATTTGGCCGGTCGAAATATTTTTCGGTATTGGACAAAAAAATACAAACAAGCTATTTATGATTCCCGTATTTTAACAACCCGGAATATTGTTAATGCCATTGAACCTGGAAAAACACACACTCTTTTGACAACTTCTGCCGTGGGGATTTATGGGGATCGCAAAGAAGACGTATTAACGGAGAAAACAGAGCCTGGAAGGGGATTTCTTTCAGATGTGTGTAAAGATTGGGAAAAAGAAGGCTTAAAAGCCCGACAAAAAGGAGTCCGCGTTTCAGTCATGCGACTGGGTGTTGTACTTGGGAATGAAGGGGCTTTGTCTTTGATGACTCCTGCATTCAAGTTGTTCGCAGGCGGTCCGTTAGGAGATGGCAGGCAATGGTTTCCATGGATACATATCAAGGATCTTGAAAAAGCCGTTGAATTTATCGTTGAAAATTCAGATATTGAGGGAACATTTAATTTTACAGGGCCGACACCAGTTCGCCAGAAGCATTTTGCCAAAGCCCTGGGGCGTGTTTTGCACAGGCCTGCGGTTATACCTGCACCGGCTTTTATGGTGAGGGTGGTGATGGGTCAGCTTGGCAAGGCTTTTTTGCAAAGTCAAAGAGCGGTTCCCAAGCATCTGGCAGAGGTTGGATATCCTTTTTTATTTGCGGATGTGTATACAGCGCTTAACGATATTTTGGGAAAATGAATTTTTAATTGAAAATTAGTCGGGTTATCATATATATTAGAGTATGTGGTATATATAGTTTAATTGATATGGTATGCAATTTGCATTTTAATCACTTTGTTATTATTTATTATTGAAAGTAAATATAATTAAAACCGCTAACACATGAGGAGAGTAACATGGAATTTGGATCGGTTGATGAAATATTAAGTTTTGCCATTGACAAGGAAAAAGAAGCAGTTGAATTTTATTTATCCCTGGCCAAAGAAGCAACCAGGGCATCTCTTAAAGAGACCTTTGAGAGATTTGCAAAAGAAGAAGAAAAACATGCTGCACTTCTTTCCGATATTTCAGGTAATAAAAAGAAAATGGATTCCTATGAGTTTAAGAAAATCACAGATCTTAAAATAAGTGATTACCTGGTTGAAACCGAGTATGAAGAAGGGATGCCAATGCCTGAGATTCTCAAAATTGCCATGAAACGAGAAGAAAAAGCGGTTAAGCTTTATTCAATGCTTTCCGATCAGTCAGACAATGAAGATGCAAAAAAGGTTTTTATGATTCTTGTGCAGGAAGAATCAAAACACA belongs to Desulfobacula toluolica Tol2 and includes:
- a CDS encoding STAS domain-containing protein, which produces MNLKINSEEKNNIGVIIVEGEIDMFTSPGLRNKLLPYFKEKIKGIIVDLSGVLFMDSSGIATLVEGLQWSKKNNKDFILTGLGKNVLNSLSLTKLDNVFNIKKDFDDAYKILCKR
- a CDS encoding HIT family protein, which produces MTEQLNILVENKTVFAIRDRSPVSRGHMLVIPKRHCLDYFKMTRQELCDSHKLIEILKEKILKTDTTVNGFNIGVNCGKTAGQTIFHTHIHLIPRRTNDTPNPRGGVRGVIPDKMNY
- a CDS encoding MlaE family lipid ABC transporter permease subunit codes for the protein MNLEIAALLGRFTLNRLQIFGRSGIFLFVSIFQAFIPPFRISRLIKEIEFIGSKSFLIVFITALFTGMVLGIQGYYSLNQFGSEAALGILVALSIIRELGPVFCALMVTGRAGSAIAAEIGIMKITDQFPALEMMAVDPLKYVISPKVLAGIICLPLLTAFFDLVGIAGGYLVGVKLLGVSEGAYLGKMVTAITFTDIHGGILKSLCFGLLITWISTFMGFAAEPTTEGVSRATTNTVVLTSLSILVMDYILTSLLL
- a CDS encoding TIGR01777 family oxidoreductase; translation: MKKILITGASGFIGKRVARLFLSKGYFVTGLGTSKAHLFSRKSQRFEHRFEWVSADTTIEGKWQDHVAGSDIIINLAGRNIFRYWTKKYKQAIYDSRILTTRNIVNAIEPGKTHTLLTTSAVGIYGDRKEDVLTEKTEPGRGFLSDVCKDWEKEGLKARQKGVRVSVMRLGVVLGNEGALSLMTPAFKLFAGGPLGDGRQWFPWIHIKDLEKAVEFIVENSDIEGTFNFTGPTPVRQKHFAKALGRVLHRPAVIPAPAFMVRVVMGQLGKAFLQSQRAVPKHLAEVGYPFLFADVYTALNDILGK
- a CDS encoding MlaC/ttg2D family ABC transporter substrate-binding protein, giving the protein MKRFGLVVLVLFAVCVFIPVNNAVASSVQDQLKTTIDNVMQILSDPSLTGEESTAKRRASLRKVIHERFSFAKMSQLSLARHWNQRSDEEKKAFIELFGQLLEDTYVAKIEAYTSEKVIYVKEFVKKNKAQVSTKVVSDTVEIPIDYRMYQAKDGSWMVYDMVIEGVSLVGNYRSQFDQILRKNSYEKLVEELKEKMGS
- a CDS encoding PAS domain S-box protein codes for the protein MSSDRQKKNVICESLFKNSHAIMLIIDPESGSIIDANPAALKFYQYSKKELIGMNISKINTLSEQELKQEMENSKLEKRSYFNFHHRLKNGEIRDVEVYSGPVEFNNQKVLYSIVHDITEKNRAQDILKKSESTIRAMINATKSLVYLSDIEGNIINLNTPGALLFNNSPQEMIGKNLNAFFNEPDFSKLKLLMDEVTETHNPIIYQKEHRKRHYEVTLYPVFNKSNQVDRICVFANDITDLKTTEKVFAAIETAGGICNEMTQPLQIIIGNLELLKLNIKNDDPNRLFVNAMLSQAERLGAITKKLTHITRYETKKYTKGNIFDINKSSGIK
- the mlaD gene encoding outer membrane lipid asymmetry maintenance protein MlaD, which codes for MYGRKTEISVGIFMMVGIACLVYLSVNLGNVDLFGSDSFMIDARFGSIEGLEVSASVEIAGVSVGKVKRITLEENEALVQMEIKNGTKITDDTIASIRTKGVIGDKFVKLSPGGSDDLLGDKDSLMDTESAISLEELVSKYIFKK
- a CDS encoding ferritin family protein, with product MEFGSVDEILSFAIDKEKEAVEFYLSLAKEATRASLKETFERFAKEEEKHAALLSDISGNKKKMDSYEFKKITDLKISDYLVETEYEEGMPMPEILKIAMKREEKAVKLYSMLSDQSDNEDAKKVFMILVQEESKHKLALESMYDDYLADQDN